In Solanum stenotomum isolate F172 chromosome 6, ASM1918654v1, whole genome shotgun sequence, one DNA window encodes the following:
- the LOC125869325 gene encoding basic leucine zipper 34-like has protein sequence MAHLPPRAPNMTQNWPDFSLHQKMDNLAPSAHNLWADEFLDMSSRRGSHRRSMSDSIAFLESPMVEECRRLSSTTPGSGGTTNGHEEFERFEDEQQIMSMFNDDVHDMSCSNPSSPSDYINVNEDKKMNGPDQMMMQLKSDQNEEVESSCKTNEELATANQNASTNNIEYSSERVVDPKRIKRILANRQSAQRSRVRKLQYVSELERSVSTLQAEVSVLSPRVAFLDHQRLLLNVDNSALRQKIAALAQDKLFKDAHQEALKVEIERLRQIYYQQNMKQQMDNNTTPLADSTNTPPEIKVQLSVN, from the exons atggcACACTTACCACCAAGGGCGCCTAACATGACACAAAATTGGCCGGATTTTTCGCTTCATCAAAAAATGGATAACTTAGCTCCGTCCGCTCATAATTTATGGGCGGATGAATTCCTCGACATGTCGTCGAGGCGTGGGTCCCACCGGAGATCAATGAGTGACTCCATTGCTTTTTTGGAGTCGCCCATGGTCGAAGAATGCCGGAGGCTATCCAGTACTACTCCGGGATCCGGTGGGACCACTAACGGTCACGAGGAATTCGAGAGATTCGAAGACGAACAACAGATCATGTCCATGTTTAACGACGACGTCCACGACATGTCGTGTTCCAACCCGTCATCGCCGTCCGATTACATCAACGTTAATGAAGATAAAAAGATGAACGGCCCTGATCAGATGATGATGCAGCTTAAGAGTGATCAAAATGAGGAAGTTGAAAGTTCATGCAAGACTAATGAGGAATTAGCCACAGCTAATCAAAATGCAAGTactaataatattgaatattctTCTGAAAGAGTTGTTGATCCCAAGAGAATTAAAAG GATACTGGCAAATAGACAATCAGCACAAAGGTCGAGGGTGAGGAAACTACAATACGTATCGGAGCTCGAACGTAGTGTTAGCACTCTTCAA GCTGAAGTTTCTGTTCTATCACCAAGAGTTGCATTTTTGGACCATCAACGTTTACTGCTAAATGTTGACAATAGTGCCCTCAGGCAAAAAATTGCAGCTCTAGCCCAAGATAAATTGTTTAAAGatg CTCATCAAGAAGCATTGAAAGTGGAAATAGAGAGGTTGAGGCAAATTTATTACCAACAGAACATGAAGCAGCAAATGGACAACAACACTACACCACTTGCTGATTCAACTAATACTCCTCCTGAGATCAAAGTACAACTTAGTGTCAATTAG
- the LOC125869327 gene encoding ras-related protein RABA1f, translating to MGAYRSDDDYDYLFKVVLIGDSGVGKSNLLSRFTRNEFSLESKSTIGVEFATRSIRVDDKVVKAQIWDTAGQERYRAITSAYYRGAVGALLVYDVTRHVTFENVERWLKELRDHTDSSIVIMLVGNKADLRHLRAVSTEDAQAFAEKESTFFMETSALESMNVESAFTEVLTQIHRVVSRKALEVGDDPAALPKGQTINVGGKDDVSEVKKAGCCSA from the exons ATGGGGGCGTACAGATCGGACGACGATTACGATTATTTGTTCAAGGTGgtgttgatcggcgattccggCGTCGGAAAATCTAATCTTCTATCCAGATTTACACGTAACGAGTTCAGTCTAGAGTCGAAGTCAACGATCGGCGTTGAATTTGCTACTCGTAGCATTCGTGTTGATGATAAGGTCGTCAAGGCTCAGATTTGGGATACTGCCGGTCAGGAACG ATATCGTGCAATCACAAGTGCCTACTATCGAGGAGCTGTTGGAGCATTGCTTGTCTATGATGTCACCCGTCATGTAACTTTTGAGAATGTAGAGAGATGGTTAAAAGAGCTCCGAGATCACACAGACTCTAGCATCGTCATAATGCTGGTGGGTAACAAGGCAGATTTGCGTCATCTGCGTGCTGTTTCAACTGAGGATGCCCAGGCATTTGCAGAGAAGGAAAGTACATTTTTCATGGAAACATCCGCTTTGGAGTCCATGAACGTTGAAAGTGCCTTCACAGAAGTGCTCACTCAAATACACCGCGTTGTTAGCAGGAAAGCTCTTGAAGTAGGAGATGACCCAGCAGCACTTCCCAAGGGGCAGACGATTAATGTAGGAGGTAAGGATGATGTTTCTGAAGTAAAGAAAGCTGGGTGCTGTTCTGCTTAG
- the LOC125868972 gene encoding E3 ubiquitin ligase BIG BROTHER-related-like, translated as MSQHDQVPCFCTRTLPPDAALLNRLQHLMPPVDYSFMSHIKLEHSNLGDIVDEIEEEDAEDLSDEEIMEEDEEEEEEIVNELQIGMEYDIHLLDQGNQQTSGRRTRTARMQVNTNYIRYNIQVPQSILDDTYTDEIEDEEEEEEVVEEEDINEFVDQDMSEYFERSTCYVTCVMDIDANEDGDDDEEKEACAICLLEYKDEDNIGTLQCGHEFHAECINKWLQREKSCPFCRASVLPTNT; from the coding sequence ATGTCTCAACATGATCAAGTTCCCTGTTTTTGTACTCGTACATTGCCACCTGATGCTGCTCTCTTGAATCGACTACAACACCTCATGCCTCCAGTTGATTATAGTTTCATGTCTCATATTAAGTTAGAACATTCAAATCTTGGCGATATTGTTGATGAAATCGAAGAAGAAGATGCAGAGGATTTGTCTGATGAAGAAATTATGGAAGAAGacgaggaagaggaagaggaaatcGTGAATGAGTTACAAATAGGAATGGAGTATGATATACATCTGCTTGATCAAGGCAATCAGCAAACAAGTGGAAGAAGGACTAGGACAGCTCGAATGCAAGTGAATACTAACTACATTCGTTACAATATTCAAGTGCCACAGTCCATTCTTGATGATACCTATACTGATGAAAttgaagacgaagaagaagaagaagaggtggtGGAGGAAGAAGATATTAATGAGTTTGTGGATCAAGATATGTCTGAGTATTTCGAAAGAAGTACATGTTATGTTACTTGTGTTATGGACATAGACGCCAACGAAGATGGTGATGATGATGAGGAAAAAGAAGCATGTGCTATCTGCTTGCTTgaatataaagatgaagataatATTGGCACACTTCAATGTGGCCATGAATTTCATGCTGAATGCATTAACAAATGGTTGCAGAGGGAAAAATCATGTCCTTTTTGTAGAGCTTCAGTTTTGCCCACAAACACATGA
- the LOC125869105 gene encoding protein ULTRAPETALA 1-like has translation MFSEEELQDISVLQRGDDYVEVVCGCTSRRHGDAGARLRIFNSGELKIACECYPGCPEDNLTPFAFEKHAGKETCRWKNNIWIFIDGYKVPLIKTALLKFYNMSPKHAKRSHKFVHRDEFIKCTKCDKRRRFYRRSKKECRIYHDALANANFKCSDIPFDKFSCDDAEERASRSACKGCLRSPTCGGCTSCVCFGCEVCCFSDCDCQTCIDFRKNTKA, from the exons ATGTTTAGCGAAGAAGAGTTACAGGATATAAGTGTGTTGCAGAGAGGAGATGATTATGTGGAGGTTGTGTGTGGATGCACCAGTCGTAGACATGGCGATGCTGGTGCTAGACTTAGGATTTTCAATTCTGGTGAACTCAAAATTGCTTGTGAATGTTACCCTGGCTGCCCTGAAG ATAACCTTACTCCATTTGCATTTGAGAAACATGCTGGAAAAGAGACTTGCAGatggaaaaataatatttggatCTTTATTGATGGTTACAAAGTTCCATTGATAAAGACTGCACTACTGAAATTCTACAACATGTCTCCAAAGCATGCCAAGAGGTCACATAAATTTGTTCATCGTGATGAATTTATCAAATGTACCAAGTGCGATAAAAGACGTAGGTTCTATCGACGCTCTAAGAAGGAATGCAGAATCTACCATGATGCATTGGCCAATGCTAATTTTAAGTGCTCAGATATTCCTTTTGACAA ATTTTCATGTGATGATGCTGAAGAGCGAGCAAGTCGAAGTGCGTGTAAGGGATGTTTGCGTTCCCCAACATGTGGAGGTTGCACTTCTTGTGTGTGCTTTGGATGTGAAGTGTGTTGTTTCTCAGACTGCGATTGCCAGACTTGCATTGACTTCAGAAAGAACACAAAAGCTTAA
- the LOC125866994 gene encoding secretory carrier-associated membrane protein 1-like isoform X2, with product MAGRYYNDNPFDEGQEDNAFSNPASVPPATNSRLSPLPHEPADYDRGATVDIPLDNPKDLKNKEKELQAKEAELKKLEQDLKRREDAIARAGVVIEEKNWPPFFPIIHHDIANEIPIHLQKLQYVAFFTWLGLAACLLWNLIAVTSAWIKGEGITIWLLAIIYLISGVPGAYVLWYRPLYRAMRTDSALKFGWFFLCYLFHIGFCIIATVAPPIFFKGKSLAGILPAIDLLGWNGLVGVFYFIGFAFFCLESLTSIWVIQQVYMYFRGSGKAAEMKKEAARSTMMAAL from the exons ATGGCTGGACGTTATTACAATGACAATCCGTTTGATGAAGGACAGGAAGATAACGCCTTTTCG AATCCTGCAAGTGTTCCTCCTGCTACAAACTCAAGGCTTTCACCTCTTCCTCATGAACCTGCTGACTATGATCGTGGTGCAACAGTTGATATCCCTCTTGATAATCCGAAG GATCTGAAGAATAAAGAGAAAGAACTCCAAGCTAAAGAAGCTgaactaaaaaaattagaacaG GATTTGAAAAGGAGGGAAGATGCTATAGCAAGAG CTGGAGTTGTCATAGAGGAAAAGAATTGGCCACCTTTCTTCCCCATTATTCATCATGATATTGCAAATGAAATTCCAATCCATCTACAGAAGTTGCAGTATGTTGCATTTTTTACATGGTTGG GTTTGGCAGCCTGTCTTCTATGGAACCTCATAGCAGTTACCTCAGCTTGGATCAAAGGAGAAG GTATAACTATCTGGCTTCTTGCTATTATCTACTTAATATCTGGTGTCCCAGGAGCCTATGTGCTGTGGTATCGTCCTCTGTATCGTGCAATGAG GACGGATAGTGCACTGAAGTTCGGATGGTTCTTCTTATGTTATCTC TTTCACATTGGATTCTGCATCATTGCTACTGTGGCACCTCCTATCTTCTTCAAAGGAAAATCTTTAGC TGGTATCTTGCCTGCAATTGATCTGTTAGGCTGGAATGGTTTGGTTGGG GTATTCTACTTCATAGGATTTGCATTCTTCTGTCTTGAATCACTGACCAGCATATGGGTTATTCAG CAAGTGTACATGTATTTCCGAGGAAGTGGCAAAGCTGCGGAGATGAAGAAAGAGGCTGCAAGATCGACAATGATGGCGGCACTATGA
- the LOC125866994 gene encoding secretory carrier-associated membrane protein 1-like isoform X1 produces the protein MAGRYYNDNPFDEGQEDNAFSDQGTQGKGQSNYGSGPFYMMNPASVPPATNSRLSPLPHEPADYDRGATVDIPLDNPKDLKNKEKELQAKEAELKKLEQDLKRREDAIARAGVVIEEKNWPPFFPIIHHDIANEIPIHLQKLQYVAFFTWLGLAACLLWNLIAVTSAWIKGEGITIWLLAIIYLISGVPGAYVLWYRPLYRAMRTDSALKFGWFFLCYLFHIGFCIIATVAPPIFFKGKSLAGILPAIDLLGWNGLVGVFYFIGFAFFCLESLTSIWVIQQVYMYFRGSGKAAEMKKEAARSTMMAAL, from the exons ATGGCTGGACGTTATTACAATGACAATCCGTTTGATGAAGGACAGGAAGATAACGCCTTTTCG gACCAAGGAACTCAAGGAAAGGGTCAATCAAATTATGGTAGCGGTCCATTTTATATGATG AATCCTGCAAGTGTTCCTCCTGCTACAAACTCAAGGCTTTCACCTCTTCCTCATGAACCTGCTGACTATGATCGTGGTGCAACAGTTGATATCCCTCTTGATAATCCGAAG GATCTGAAGAATAAAGAGAAAGAACTCCAAGCTAAAGAAGCTgaactaaaaaaattagaacaG GATTTGAAAAGGAGGGAAGATGCTATAGCAAGAG CTGGAGTTGTCATAGAGGAAAAGAATTGGCCACCTTTCTTCCCCATTATTCATCATGATATTGCAAATGAAATTCCAATCCATCTACAGAAGTTGCAGTATGTTGCATTTTTTACATGGTTGG GTTTGGCAGCCTGTCTTCTATGGAACCTCATAGCAGTTACCTCAGCTTGGATCAAAGGAGAAG GTATAACTATCTGGCTTCTTGCTATTATCTACTTAATATCTGGTGTCCCAGGAGCCTATGTGCTGTGGTATCGTCCTCTGTATCGTGCAATGAG GACGGATAGTGCACTGAAGTTCGGATGGTTCTTCTTATGTTATCTC TTTCACATTGGATTCTGCATCATTGCTACTGTGGCACCTCCTATCTTCTTCAAAGGAAAATCTTTAGC TGGTATCTTGCCTGCAATTGATCTGTTAGGCTGGAATGGTTTGGTTGGG GTATTCTACTTCATAGGATTTGCATTCTTCTGTCTTGAATCACTGACCAGCATATGGGTTATTCAG CAAGTGTACATGTATTTCCGAGGAAGTGGCAAAGCTGCGGAGATGAAGAAAGAGGCTGCAAGATCGACAATGATGGCGGCACTATGA
- the LOC125866993 gene encoding protein STRUBBELIG-RECEPTOR FAMILY 3-like isoform X1, translating to MDGKRFVVCCLNLEILVWILLAFAVQLSDEANPGDVAAINNLYASLGSPSLPGWDAVGGDPCNGLWQGVECDNGNILTIRLNAANLGGELGDNLGSFSSLKIIDLSNNHIGGSIPSNLPVTLRNIFLSANAFTGSIPTSLSSLSQLSAMSLNGNHLTGEIPDSFQGLTALVNLDLSSNNLSGSLPPSVGNLSSLTTLYLQNNQLSGTLDVLQDLPLANLNVENNLFSGPIPQKLFSIPNFKKDGNLFNSSTAPLPPPTSSTAPPISGSPTSAQTPSSQSKPKTQADGPSASAESSSTGKKKSLSVKRVVWISIAAVLSFIILVLAILLCLPKCLRKWHETQRTPKHHEIAPYMGARENLGDSGSLVQPGHDIEKAPLVVTTKEKQPRRPAPIPKPQDEQQVNVQTMSAVPKKDDSEINLGRLDIDLTPPPPPPPPPPPPTLPQERVIVEPIAPAEDTATRLPTRPLPLTSVKSYTIASLQQYTNSFSQDNLLGSGMLGSVYRVELPNGKLLAVKKLDKRVCDQQKDDEFLDLVNNIDRIRHANVVELMGYCAEHGQRLLVYEYCCNGTLQDALHFDDEFKRQLSWNTRMRMALGAARALEYLHEVCEPPIIHRNFKSANLLLDEELAVHVSDCGLAPLISSGAVSQLSGQLLTTYGYGAPEFESGIYTSQSDVYSFGVVMLELITGRMSYDRTRSRGEQFLVRWAIPQLHDIDLLTRMVDPALDGKYPIKSLSHFADIISRCVQHEREFRPPMSEVVQDLIQMIRRESHKRSDGE from the exons ATGGATGGGAAGAGATTTGTTGTATGCTGTTTGAATTTGGAGATTTTGGTGTGGATTCTTTTAGCTTTTGCTGTACAGCTTTCAGATGAAGCTAACCCTGGAGATG TTGCTGCAATTAATAACTTATATGCTTCTCTGGGATCGCCATCCCTTCCGGGCTGGGATGCTGTTGGTGGAGACCCATGTAATGGACTTTGGCAAGGGGTCGAATGCGACAATGGAAACATACTGACAAT TCGACTCAATGCTGCTAACTTGGGAGGTGAACTTGGGGATAACTTAGGctcattttcttctctcaaaatAAT AGATCTGAGCAACAACCATATTGGCGGAAGCATTCCGTCTAATCTGCCAGTTACCTTGCGGAATAT TTTTCTTTCAGCTAACGCATTCACTGGAAGTATCCCTACTTCTTTGTCTTCCCTGAGTCAACTTTCAGCTAT GTCTCTGAATGGCAACCATTTGACTGGAGAAATTCCTGATTCCTTTCAAGGCCTTACCGCTTTGGTCAATCT TGATTTGTCAAGTAACAATTTAAGTGGATCATTGCCACCATCTGTAGGAAATTTGTCTTCATTGACCACTCT ATATTTGCAGAATAATCAGCTTTCTGGAACTCTTGATGTTTTGCAGGATCTTCCCCTTGCAAATTT GAATGTGGAAAACAACTTGTTTTCTGGGCCCATACCTCAAAAGTTGTTCTCTATTCCCAATTTCAA AAAAGATGGAAATCTTTTCAACAGTAGTACTGCTCCTTTACCTCCACCCACATCATCAACAGCACCTCCCATTTCTGGGTCTCCAACTTCAGCACAGACGCCATCTTCTCAAAGCAAACCTAAAACACAGGCCGATGGACCATCAGCATCTGCAGAATCAAGTTcaacaggaaaaaaaaagtctttatCTGTTAAAAGGGTGGTCTGGATATCAATTGCAGCAGTTTTGTCATTTATCATATTGGTTTTAGCAATCCTTCTCTGTCTGCCAAAGTGCCTCAGGAAATGGCACGAGACTCAAAGAACCCCCAAACACCATGAAATAGCCCCTTATATGGGTGCTAGAGAGAATCTTGGAGATAGTGGTTCATTAGTCCAACCTGGCCATGATATAGAAAAAG CTCCCCTAGTTGTGACGACAAAAGAAAAGCAACCAAGAAGACCGGCTCCCATTCCAAAGCCACAAGATGAGCAGCAGGTAAATGTGCAAACCATGAGTGCTGTGCCAAAGAAGGATGATAGTGAGATAAACCTTGGCAGATTGGATATTGATTTGACGCCACCACCTCCGCCTCCTCCTCCTCCGCCTCCGCCTACTCTTCCACAAGAGAGAGTTATTGTCGAGCCGATTGCGCCTGCTGAAGATACAGCAACGAGGCTTCCAACCAGGCCACTTCCACTAACTTCTGTGAAATCTTACACAATTGCATCACTTCAGCAATACACTAATAGCTTCTCTCAAGATAATCTGTTGGGATCAGGAATGCTGGGTAGTGTATACAGGGTGGAGCTTCCTAATGGAAAG TTGCTTGCTGTCAAAAAACTGGACAAAAGAGTTTGTGATCAACAAAAGGATGATGAGTTTCTTGACCTAGTAAACAATATTGACAGAATTCGTCATGCTAATGTTGTTGAGCTGATGGGCTATTGTGCAGAGCATGGTCAAAGGCTTCTGGTCTATGAGTATTGCTGTAACGGGACACTACAAGATGCACTGCATTTCGACGATGAATTCAAGAGACAACTTTCATGGAATACTCGCATGAGGATGGCTCTTGGAGCTGCAAGAGCTTTAGA GTATCTCCATGAAGTCTGCGAGCCACCTATTATTCATAGAAACTTCAAGTCTGCCAATCTTCTGCTTGATGAGGAGTTGGCCGTACATGTTTCAGATTGTGGTTTGGCTCCACTTATATCATCTGGTGCTGTGAGTCAG TTGTCGGGACAACTTCTCACAACATATGGCTACGGTGCTCCCGAATTTGAGTCAGGGATTTACACTTCCCAAAGTGATGTTTACAGTTTTGGTGTGGTGATGCTGGAACTAATAACAGGCAGAATGTCATATGACCG GACACGGAGTCGAGGAGAGCAGTTCTTGGTCAGGTGGGCAATCCCTCAGCTACATGATATTGATCTCTTGACAAGGATGGTTGATCCTGCTCTCGATGGAAAATACCCCATTAAATCACTATCACACTTTGCTGACATAATTTCCCGCTGTGTTCAG CATGAGCGAGAATTCAGGCCACCAATGTCTGAAGTTGTTCAGGACCTCATACAAATGATAAGAAGAGAATCTCACAAAAGATCTGATGGTGAATGA
- the LOC125866993 gene encoding protein STRUBBELIG-RECEPTOR FAMILY 3-like isoform X2 has translation MSLNGNHLTGEIPDSFQGLTALVNLDLSSNNLSGSLPPSVGNLSSLTTLYLQNNQLSGTLDVLQDLPLANLNVENNLFSGPIPQKLFSIPNFKKDGNLFNSSTAPLPPPTSSTAPPISGSPTSAQTPSSQSKPKTQADGPSASAESSSTGKKKSLSVKRVVWISIAAVLSFIILVLAILLCLPKCLRKWHETQRTPKHHEIAPYMGARENLGDSGSLVQPGHDIEKAPLVVTTKEKQPRRPAPIPKPQDEQQVNVQTMSAVPKKDDSEINLGRLDIDLTPPPPPPPPPPPPTLPQERVIVEPIAPAEDTATRLPTRPLPLTSVKSYTIASLQQYTNSFSQDNLLGSGMLGSVYRVELPNGKLLAVKKLDKRVCDQQKDDEFLDLVNNIDRIRHANVVELMGYCAEHGQRLLVYEYCCNGTLQDALHFDDEFKRQLSWNTRMRMALGAARALEYLHEVCEPPIIHRNFKSANLLLDEELAVHVSDCGLAPLISSGAVSQLSGQLLTTYGYGAPEFESGIYTSQSDVYSFGVVMLELITGRMSYDRTRSRGEQFLVRWAIPQLHDIDLLTRMVDPALDGKYPIKSLSHFADIISRCVQHEREFRPPMSEVVQDLIQMIRRESHKRSDGE, from the exons AT GTCTCTGAATGGCAACCATTTGACTGGAGAAATTCCTGATTCCTTTCAAGGCCTTACCGCTTTGGTCAATCT TGATTTGTCAAGTAACAATTTAAGTGGATCATTGCCACCATCTGTAGGAAATTTGTCTTCATTGACCACTCT ATATTTGCAGAATAATCAGCTTTCTGGAACTCTTGATGTTTTGCAGGATCTTCCCCTTGCAAATTT GAATGTGGAAAACAACTTGTTTTCTGGGCCCATACCTCAAAAGTTGTTCTCTATTCCCAATTTCAA AAAAGATGGAAATCTTTTCAACAGTAGTACTGCTCCTTTACCTCCACCCACATCATCAACAGCACCTCCCATTTCTGGGTCTCCAACTTCAGCACAGACGCCATCTTCTCAAAGCAAACCTAAAACACAGGCCGATGGACCATCAGCATCTGCAGAATCAAGTTcaacaggaaaaaaaaagtctttatCTGTTAAAAGGGTGGTCTGGATATCAATTGCAGCAGTTTTGTCATTTATCATATTGGTTTTAGCAATCCTTCTCTGTCTGCCAAAGTGCCTCAGGAAATGGCACGAGACTCAAAGAACCCCCAAACACCATGAAATAGCCCCTTATATGGGTGCTAGAGAGAATCTTGGAGATAGTGGTTCATTAGTCCAACCTGGCCATGATATAGAAAAAG CTCCCCTAGTTGTGACGACAAAAGAAAAGCAACCAAGAAGACCGGCTCCCATTCCAAAGCCACAAGATGAGCAGCAGGTAAATGTGCAAACCATGAGTGCTGTGCCAAAGAAGGATGATAGTGAGATAAACCTTGGCAGATTGGATATTGATTTGACGCCACCACCTCCGCCTCCTCCTCCTCCGCCTCCGCCTACTCTTCCACAAGAGAGAGTTATTGTCGAGCCGATTGCGCCTGCTGAAGATACAGCAACGAGGCTTCCAACCAGGCCACTTCCACTAACTTCTGTGAAATCTTACACAATTGCATCACTTCAGCAATACACTAATAGCTTCTCTCAAGATAATCTGTTGGGATCAGGAATGCTGGGTAGTGTATACAGGGTGGAGCTTCCTAATGGAAAG TTGCTTGCTGTCAAAAAACTGGACAAAAGAGTTTGTGATCAACAAAAGGATGATGAGTTTCTTGACCTAGTAAACAATATTGACAGAATTCGTCATGCTAATGTTGTTGAGCTGATGGGCTATTGTGCAGAGCATGGTCAAAGGCTTCTGGTCTATGAGTATTGCTGTAACGGGACACTACAAGATGCACTGCATTTCGACGATGAATTCAAGAGACAACTTTCATGGAATACTCGCATGAGGATGGCTCTTGGAGCTGCAAGAGCTTTAGA GTATCTCCATGAAGTCTGCGAGCCACCTATTATTCATAGAAACTTCAAGTCTGCCAATCTTCTGCTTGATGAGGAGTTGGCCGTACATGTTTCAGATTGTGGTTTGGCTCCACTTATATCATCTGGTGCTGTGAGTCAG TTGTCGGGACAACTTCTCACAACATATGGCTACGGTGCTCCCGAATTTGAGTCAGGGATTTACACTTCCCAAAGTGATGTTTACAGTTTTGGTGTGGTGATGCTGGAACTAATAACAGGCAGAATGTCATATGACCG GACACGGAGTCGAGGAGAGCAGTTCTTGGTCAGGTGGGCAATCCCTCAGCTACATGATATTGATCTCTTGACAAGGATGGTTGATCCTGCTCTCGATGGAAAATACCCCATTAAATCACTATCACACTTTGCTGACATAATTTCCCGCTGTGTTCAG CATGAGCGAGAATTCAGGCCACCAATGTCTGAAGTTGTTCAGGACCTCATACAAATGATAAGAAGAGAATCTCACAAAAGATCTGATGGTGAATGA